In one Scyliorhinus canicula chromosome 3, sScyCan1.1, whole genome shotgun sequence genomic region, the following are encoded:
- the LOC119963231 gene encoding toll-like receptor 2, translated as MKAPSLWILLVVYIFIPTVFSERNSPLYDACQKCNSDNLCDCSSLKIENIPHVSENVLRFDLSHNKISQINDTDFIRYVKLKGLILQSNQIQSIADQAFQHNAELEYLDLSNNLLTQLSPNWFKYLSKLLSLNISGNNYTDLGPGRIFSNLTQLRWLEFGNPYLSRLKEDDFVGVTQLEEFIVTAEKLLVYQNGSFSSFRNISHAALSLHDIFQNKPDQAQQILADLLRSTTHIELRDLAFPDKTDNPIFPTVNNSAVRKFTFRNNSLTDSIVLSFMNSMLNTKLSELVVVDGELSGTGNWKIEKSIRSNFLHSITLSNISIKKFYLFYDLSGISSLLVSIKIAKLTKLTMHLMPCTVSKMLKNVEFLDLTDNLLKDGGMQETVCSGAWPSVRYLILRKNDLKYLDVISSKLSTLSKLTHLDLSQNRFHDMTSCKWSENLQFLNLSSCEIKHIKECIPPNVEVLDLSNNALCSFDVNLPLLKELNVSNNKFKMLLGDGYLPKMEILKIGNNKLTSLTDEEITMFKKLQFLEAGRNNYICSCEFLFYMNNGVTVQLLDQTENYICDSPLFLRGMVVQNTKRSFFDCHTTLSLALLCAGICLAIAISGMLCYKYHWIWYIQMTWAWLKAKRKPKKVRNNDICYDAFVSYSEMDSEWVESFLVRELESAHPPLTLCLHKRDFTPGKWIIDNIIESIEKSRKTLFVLSQHFVQSEWCKYELGYTHFRLFDENDDTAILVLLESIPKETILQRFCKLRKLMNTKTYLEWPQDEVEQQIFWFNLKATLKEEMNVADVHERHTFSIK; from the coding sequence ATGAAAGCTCCCTCTCTGTGGATCCTTCTTGTTGTATATATTTTTATACCAACAGTTTTCTCAGAAAGGAACTCTCCCCTATACGATGCCTGTCAAAAATGCAACTCTGACAACCTCTGCGACTGCTCTTCGTTGAAGATAGAGAATATTCCACATGTATCGGAAAATGTGCTTCGGTTTGATCTGTCTCACAACAAGATTTCACAAATTAACGACACTGATTTCATAAGATATGTGAAATTGAAAGGACTCATACtgcaatcaaatcaaatccagtcTATTGCTGACCAGGCATTCCAGCACAACGCAGAACTGGAGTATCTTGACTTGTCAAATAATCTTCTGACTCAACTGTCACCCAATTGGTTTAAATATCTTTCCAAATTACTATCTCTCAATATTTCAGGGAATAATTACACAGATTTGGGACCAGGGAGAATTTTCTCAAATCTGACACAACTCAGATGGTTAGAATTTGGCAACCCTTATCTTTCTCGTCTCAAGGAAGATGACTTTGTAGGAGTTACACAGCTGGAGGAGTTCATTGTAACAGCAGAGAAATTACTTGTGTATCAGAATGGAAGTTTCAGTTCATTCAGAAATATAAGCCATGCTGCCTTGAGTTTGCACGACATATTTCAGAATAAACCAGACCAAGCTCAGCAGATTCTTGCTGATTTGTTAAGATCCACCACCCACATAGAGCTGAGAGACTTAGCATTTCCTGACAAAACAGACAATCCAATATTTCCCACAGTGAACAATTCAGCAGTGAGGAAATTTACCTTCAGAAATAATTCTCTTACTGATAGTATCGTGCTTAGTTTTATGAATTCGATGCTAAATACAAAATTGTCTGAACTAGTCGTGGTAGATGGTGAGCTTTCAGGAACTGGAAACTGGAAAATTGAAAAATCCATAAGAAGCAACTTTCTACATTCAATAACATTAAGTAACATATCCATTAAaaagttttatttattttatgacCTTTCAGGTATTAGCTCTTTACTTGTATCCATTAAAATAGCTAAACTTACAAAGCTAACCATGCACCTGATGCCATGCACTGTATCCAAAATGTTAAAAAATGTCGAGTTCCTTGATTTAACTGACAATTTGCTCAAAGATGGTGGTATGCAGGAAACTGTTTGTTCAGGAGCTTGGCCTTCTGTGCGTTATCTTATTTTGAGAAAGAATGATTTGAAATACCTGGATGTAATAAGCTCAAAATTATCCACACTTTCTAAGCTTACCCATTTAGATTTGAGTCAGAATAGGTTTCATGACATGACTTCATGCAAATGGTCAGAAAATCTACAATTTCTGAACCTTTCGAGCTGTGAGATAAAACATATAAAAGAATGCATCCCTCCAAATGTTGAAGTATTGGATTTAAGTAACAATGCCCTCTGCAGTTTTGATGTTAATCTCCCTTTGCTCAAAGAATTAAATGTGTCCAATAATAAGTTTAAAATGTTACTAGGTGATGGCTACTTACCAAAGATGGAAATTCTGAAGATTGGCAATAATAAACTTACCTCACTCACAGATGAAGAAATTACGATGTTTAAGAAGCTTCAATTTTTAGAGGCTGGGAGAAATAATTACATTTGTTCATGTGAATTTCTGTTTTATATGAATAACGGCGTAACCGTACAACTGTTGGACCAAACAGAGAATTACATCTGCGATTCACCTCTGTTTCTCAGGGGAATGGTGGTACAAAATACGAAGCGCTCTTTTTTTGACTGTCATACAACATTGTCTCTAGCCTTACTGTGTGCTGGCATATGTTTGGCAATAGCAATTAGTGGGATGCTGTGCTACAAGTATCATTGGATCTGGTATATCCAAATGACATGGGCATGGCTGAAGGCAAAGAGGAAACCAAAGAAAGTGAGGAATAATGATATTTGTTATGATGCCTTTGTTTCGTACAGTGAGATGGACTCCGAGTGGGTGGAAAGCTTCCTGGTAAGAGAGTTAGAAAGTGCTCATCCACCTCTGACACTCTGCCTTCATAAGCGTGATTTCACACCAGGAAAGTGGATTATTGACAACATTATCGAGTCCATTGAGAAAAGCAGGAAAACCCTGTTTGTTCTGTCTCAACATTTTGTTCAAAGTGAATGGTGCAAGTATGAGCTTGGCTATACCCATTTCCGTCTATTTGATGAAAACGATGATACAGCTATACTTGTTCTGCTGGAGTCGATTCCAAAGGAGACCATTCTTCAGAGATTCTGCAAACTTCGGAAACTGATGAACACAAAAACCTACTTGGAATGGCCGCAGGATGAAGTAGAACAGCAAATCTTCTGGTTTAATTTAAAAGCAACATTGAAAGAAGAAATGAATGTAGCTGATGTCCATGAGAGACACACTTTCTCTATAAAATGA